Proteins encoded together in one Apteryx mantelli isolate bAptMan1 unplaced genomic scaffold, bAptMan1.hap1 HAP1_SCAFFOLD_20, whole genome shotgun sequence window:
- the LOC136996123 gene encoding olfactory receptor 14C36-like, which translates to MSNSSSFSEFLLLAFASTQEVQLFHFSLFLGIYLAALLGNGLIITAVTCDHHLHTPMYFFLLSLSVLDVGTISTTVPKSMANSLWNSRAISYSGCAAQVFLFVFWLGGEYFLLTVMAYDHFVAISKPLHYGTIMGSRACVKMAAAAWASGFFHAVLHTANTFSIPLCQGNVVEQFFCDVPEILKLACSDSYLKVVWALVIGVCLFFGCFIFIVLSYVQIFTAVLRIPSEQGRHKAFSMCLPHLAVVSLFISSGIFVCLKPPSLSSPALDLVLAVLYAVVPPAVNPLIYSMRNKELKDALRK; encoded by the coding sequence atgtccaacagcagttcctTCAGTGAGTTCCTGCTCCTGGCATTTGCAAGCACGCAGGAAGTGCAGCTCTtccacttctcactcttcctgggcatctacctggctgccctcctgggcaatggcctcatcatcacagctgtaacctgcgaccaccacctccacacccccatgtacttcttcctcctcagcctctctgtcCTGGATGTGGGCACCATCTCCactactgtccccaaatctatggccaattctctgtggaacagcagggccatttcctactcaggatgtgctgctcaagtctttctgtttgtcttctggcttggaggagagtattttcttctcactgttatggcctatgaccactttgttgccatctccaagcccctgcactatgggaccatcatgggcagcagagcttgtgtcaaaatggcagcagctgcctgggccagtggtttcttccatgctgtgctgcacactgctaatacattttcaataccactctgccaaggcaatgttgtggagcagttcttctgtgatgttcctgagatcctcaagctcgcctgctcagactcctacctcaaggtggtttgggcacttgtgattggtgtttgtttattttttgggtgtttcattttcattgtgctgtcctatgtgcagatcttcactgctgtgctgaggatcccctctgagcagggccggcacaaagccttttccatgtgcctgcctcacctggccgtggtctccctgtttatcagcagtgGCATCTTTGTCTGCCTGAAGccgccttccctctcctccccagctctggatctggtgttggctgttctgtatgcagtggtgcctccagcagtgaaccccctcatctacagcatgaggaacaaggagctcaaagatgcactgaggaaa